From the genome of Cedecea lapagei, one region includes:
- a CDS encoding helix-turn-helix domain-containing protein: MTQPIETIARSLVRERGRTGLSLAEVARRAGIAKSTLSQLEAGNGNPSLETLWALCVALNIPFATLLEPQSARTQIIRRGEGSRISAEQANYVAILLATSPPGVRRDIYLLEAQPGSPRLSEPHPPGSVEHMIVTQGRALVGLTGSAEELAVGDYICYPADQPHIFQALEPETMAIMVAEQN; encoded by the coding sequence ATGACACAGCCAATAGAGACTATCGCCCGTAGCCTGGTGCGGGAGCGCGGGCGAACCGGGCTGTCGCTGGCCGAGGTGGCCCGCCGGGCAGGCATCGCAAAATCCACGCTTTCGCAGCTGGAGGCCGGGAACGGTAATCCCAGTCTGGAGACGCTCTGGGCGCTGTGCGTGGCGTTGAATATTCCCTTTGCCACGCTGCTGGAGCCGCAAAGCGCAAGAACGCAGATTATTCGCCGTGGGGAAGGGAGCCGCATTTCTGCCGAGCAGGCCAACTATGTCGCCATTTTGCTGGCTACCAGTCCTCCGGGCGTGCGGCGGGACATTTATCTGCTGGAAGCGCAGCCGGGCTCGCCACGTCTTTCGGAGCCTCATCCACCGGGATCGGTGGAGCATATGATTGTTACTCAGGGGAGAGCGCTTGTCGGGCTAACCGGGTCGGCTGAAGAGTTGGCCGTTGGGGACTATATTTGTTATCCGGCGGATCAGCCGCATATCTTTCAGGCGCTGGAGCCGGAGACGATGGCCATTATGGTAGCGGAACAGAATTAA
- a CDS encoding AzlD domain-containing protein codes for MTNTLTVLAGLAVLSVGTWLMRFSGAKLGNKMALSERSQKLLNDGATTLLFSVALATTFFEGSHFAGYARFAGVAVAVFLAWRKVPLIFVIIAAALVTALLRVAGIH; via the coding sequence ATGACAAATACGCTGACTGTTCTTGCCGGGCTGGCCGTTCTCTCCGTGGGCACCTGGCTTATGCGCTTTAGCGGCGCGAAGCTAGGCAACAAGATGGCGCTTTCCGAACGTTCGCAGAAGCTGCTTAACGACGGAGCAACGACGCTGCTGTTTTCGGTGGCGCTGGCGACCACGTTTTTTGAAGGCTCCCATTTCGCCGGTTACGCCAGGTTCGCAGGCGTTGCCGTAGCGGTCTTCCTCGCATGGCGTAAGGTGCCGCTGATCTTTGTGATCATTGCCGCCGCGCTGGTGACCGCGCTCCTTCGTGTGGCCGGTATTCACTGA
- a CDS encoding tetratricopeptide repeat protein: MSLCLRVLALLACSLALACYALATEEGPEEALGLSDYRYFRVYPHLERAQKALKANDEQRAIGSFQHAHQLAPNSLPLTLLLADAWRHFQHDDKARELLSQQLRKTPGNIQVRAALDAIPQPAKNVIRREQLLRMAEECNLSPSEACRQEVGHYAVNLGELDLALTQLNDEPFRVSPGGKALLNNLTQRAISLQQWQMADRGFALHDRLATLNDEQYQQWFAILLHLGRDRRILDLQRQGVMNSPGMQLAYAQSLAERKKFSALRVYLAGRNPHFSTRSEKRNWHYLVAAWGGKASQNNPEPFIAAEKK, from the coding sequence ATGAGTTTATGCCTGAGGGTGCTGGCCTTGCTGGCGTGCAGCCTGGCGTTGGCCTGTTATGCTCTGGCAACAGAGGAAGGTCCGGAAGAGGCGCTGGGGCTGAGCGATTATCGTTACTTCAGGGTCTATCCGCATCTCGAACGGGCACAAAAAGCGCTTAAAGCAAACGATGAACAACGGGCTATCGGCAGCTTCCAGCACGCCCATCAGCTTGCCCCGAACAGTCTTCCCTTGACGCTCTTGCTGGCCGACGCCTGGCGACATTTTCAACACGATGATAAGGCGAGGGAGCTGTTAAGCCAGCAGCTTCGTAAGACGCCGGGGAATATACAGGTTCGGGCTGCGCTGGACGCAATTCCACAGCCTGCTAAAAATGTCATCCGTCGGGAGCAATTGCTCAGGATGGCAGAAGAGTGCAATCTGTCCCCGTCCGAGGCCTGCCGACAGGAGGTTGGCCATTACGCCGTAAACCTTGGGGAGCTGGATCTTGCGCTGACACAGCTGAATGACGAGCCGTTCCGTGTTTCGCCTGGGGGGAAGGCATTGCTCAATAATCTGACCCAGCGCGCTATCTCCCTGCAACAATGGCAAATGGCCGACCGCGGGTTTGCACTGCATGACAGGCTGGCGACCTTGAACGATGAGCAGTACCAGCAGTGGTTTGCTATTTTACTTCATCTCGGGCGTGACCGCCGCATTCTTGACCTTCAGCGGCAGGGCGTGATGAACTCGCCGGGTATGCAGCTTGCCTACGCGCAGTCTCTGGCCGAACGGAAAAAGTTTTCGGCGCTGAGGGTCTACCTTGCCGGCCGGAATCCCCATTTCTCCACCCGTAGTGAAAAGCGTAACTGGCACTACTTGGTGGCGGCCTGGGGTGGGAAGGCTTCGCAAAACAACCCTGAACCGTTTATCGCGGCGGAGAAGAAATAA
- a CDS encoding phage adsorption protein NrfB — translation MDGWVDYFSGYLYGLKVITAGLIILIFINGIDDLFIDTVYWFRRLWLTCTASRHRTHISDRVLYQLQEKPLAIMVPSRFEAGAPGKMASLLGGTLDYENYHIFVSAFPNDPATECDIDEVCARFPNVHKVVCAGPGPASKADCLNTLLNAILQFERDACFSFSGVILHEAEDRISPLELRLFNYLIDRNDLIQLPVYPLERSWKHFTSLSYGDELSEYYGKELPVREALAGQVSGFGAGTCFSRRALLTLLSDGDGIAFNAQNFAEDYDLGLRLHQKGMRETFCRYTVGDFSRRQSAARWICVREYFPDTFGAAVRKKSRWIIGVVYQSFINRRRSASWAVNYFLWRDIKGGLVNIVAFTALLIALQLGSLWVYQQAVEDAWQFLPLFYCASWLSVLLWLDLCLLLNRIAQRVIFACGYYGFWQGMMCVPRLLWSSLINFTANCRAMRWGVQQDDAGRVEADETVRDFQRKTTYSPYFRPLGEILLARNMISQAQLEEAVQHRITGVRLGGSLVRSGIINTLQLAEALAEQAGVPMERIDCRCLDKRLVQAVPAGVARHYAVLPLREEPAALVFASESPIDPVSLAALARKVGRRVRYVVVPLGEVVVGLRRWYGETQKYQQHALLSRAAAAGLLRPQQAEALWGEYVSGQILFAEILVAENYLHKTVLNAALLRYEHTEMLFGEFLVQEQVVDQPAIDHALAQQQKLQPSLSWLMQKAGLSRLQISSLAGEIA, via the coding sequence ATGGACGGGTGGGTAGATTACTTTTCTGGCTATCTTTATGGGCTAAAAGTCATCACGGCAGGGTTGATTATTCTCATTTTCATCAACGGGATAGATGATCTTTTCATCGATACTGTCTACTGGTTTCGCCGCCTGTGGCTGACCTGCACTGCCAGCCGTCATCGCACTCATATCAGCGACAGGGTGCTTTATCAGCTGCAGGAAAAGCCGCTGGCGATTATGGTCCCCAGCCGTTTTGAGGCCGGCGCGCCGGGCAAAATGGCAAGCCTTTTAGGCGGGACGCTCGACTACGAGAATTACCATATTTTTGTCAGCGCCTTTCCCAACGACCCTGCTACCGAATGCGACATCGACGAGGTTTGCGCGCGATTTCCTAACGTACATAAAGTCGTCTGCGCTGGCCCGGGACCGGCCAGCAAAGCAGACTGCCTGAATACCCTGCTTAACGCCATCTTGCAGTTTGAACGCGACGCCTGTTTTAGCTTTTCCGGCGTTATTCTTCATGAAGCGGAAGATCGTATTTCGCCTCTTGAGCTGCGTCTGTTCAACTACCTTATCGATCGTAATGACCTGATTCAGCTGCCGGTCTATCCGCTGGAGCGTAGCTGGAAGCACTTTACCAGCCTGAGCTATGGGGATGAGTTGTCTGAATACTATGGTAAAGAACTCCCGGTAAGAGAGGCGCTGGCCGGGCAAGTCTCCGGCTTTGGCGCAGGCACCTGTTTCAGCCGTCGCGCTCTATTGACGCTGTTGTCTGACGGAGACGGCATTGCTTTCAATGCGCAAAACTTCGCTGAAGATTACGACCTCGGGCTCCGTCTGCACCAAAAAGGCATGAGGGAGACTTTCTGCCGCTATACGGTGGGCGATTTTAGCCGACGCCAGAGTGCCGCCAGGTGGATTTGCGTGCGTGAATATTTCCCTGACACCTTTGGCGCAGCGGTGCGGAAAAAATCGCGTTGGATAATCGGCGTTGTCTACCAGAGCTTCATAAACCGCCGCCGAAGCGCGAGCTGGGCAGTGAACTATTTTCTCTGGCGCGACATAAAGGGCGGGCTTGTCAATATAGTTGCTTTTACTGCTCTGCTGATCGCTCTCCAGCTCGGCTCGCTGTGGGTTTACCAGCAAGCCGTGGAGGATGCCTGGCAGTTTTTACCTCTATTCTACTGTGCGTCCTGGCTGAGCGTGCTGCTATGGCTCGATCTCTGTCTGCTGCTAAACCGAATTGCGCAACGCGTTATCTTTGCCTGCGGCTATTACGGGTTTTGGCAGGGGATGATGTGCGTTCCGCGTTTGTTATGGAGCAGCCTGATCAATTTTACGGCTAACTGTCGGGCGATGCGCTGGGGAGTCCAGCAGGACGATGCGGGCCGCGTTGAAGCGGATGAAACGGTGCGCGATTTCCAGCGCAAAACGACGTACAGCCCGTATTTCCGTCCCTTGGGCGAGATTCTGCTGGCACGTAACATGATTAGTCAGGCGCAGCTTGAAGAAGCCGTGCAGCACCGTATTACTGGAGTAAGACTCGGCGGCAGCCTGGTCAGGAGCGGCATAATCAATACGCTGCAGCTTGCCGAGGCTCTGGCCGAGCAGGCGGGCGTGCCGATGGAGCGCATTGACTGCCGCTGTCTTGATAAACGGCTGGTTCAAGCCGTGCCGGCAGGCGTTGCCCGGCACTATGCGGTGTTGCCACTGCGTGAAGAGCCCGCCGCGCTGGTCTTTGCCAGCGAAAGTCCCATAGATCCGGTTTCGCTGGCGGCGCTGGCGCGTAAGGTCGGTCGCCGCGTACGCTATGTTGTCGTGCCGCTGGGAGAGGTCGTTGTGGGGCTCAGGCGCTGGTACGGCGAGACGCAAAAATATCAGCAGCATGCTTTACTTTCCCGCGCAGCGGCGGCGGGCCTGCTCAGACCGCAGCAGGCTGAGGCGCTCTGGGGCGAGTATGTCTCCGGCCAAATCCTGTTCGCGGAGATCCTGGTGGCCGAAAACTATCTGCATAAAACCGTGCTGAATGCAGCGCTGCTGCGCTATGAACATACAGAGATGCTTTTTGGTGAATTTCTGGTCCAGGAGCAGGTGGTCGATCAGCCGGCGATCGATCACGCCCTGGCGCAGCAGCAGAAACTGCAGCCGTCGCTAAGCTGGCTGATGCAAAAAGCGGGGCTGAGTCGCCTGCAAATCTCCAGCCTGGCCGGAGAAATAGCATGA
- a CDS encoding DUF2474 domain-containing protein gives MKQTARRVLWMIILWSASVLALAAVGMGFRLLMTAAGFKS, from the coding sequence ATGAAACAAACGGCAAGGAGAGTGTTATGGATGATTATTTTATGGAGCGCCAGCGTATTAGCGCTCGCGGCCGTGGGAATGGGATTCCGCCTGCTGATGACCGCGGCAGGGTTTAAATCTTAA
- a CDS encoding cytochrome ubiquinol oxidase subunit I, with amino-acid sequence MFGLDAFHLARIQFAFTVSFHIIFPAITIGLASYLAVLEGLWLKSRDPVYRSLYHFWSKIFAVNFGMGVVSGLVMAYQFGTNWSGFSQFAGSITGPLLTYEVLTAFFLEAGFLGVMLFGWTRVGPGLHFFATCMVALGTLMSTFWILASNSWMQTPQGFEIHNGQVVPVDWLAVVFNPSFPYRLLHMSVAAFLSSAFFVGASAAWHLLRGHRTPAIKTMFSMALWMAVIVAPIQAMIGDMHGLNTLKHQPAKIAAIEGHWENHPGEPTPLLLFGLPDMAQERTRYGLEIPALGSLILTHSLDKQVPALKEFPKEDRPNSAIVFWSFRVMAGLGMLMILLGVASLWLRYRDRLFDSRPFLHFALWMGPSGLIAILAGWITTEVGRQPWVVYGLLRTRDAVSAHGTLQMSLSLATFFIVYMSVFGVGYGYMIRLIKKGPQPFDAPPAAGTPSRPLSAVAESFEEPR; translated from the coding sequence ATGTTCGGTTTAGATGCTTTTCACCTGGCGAGGATCCAGTTCGCTTTCACGGTCTCCTTCCACATCATTTTTCCCGCCATCACCATCGGCCTTGCCAGCTACCTCGCGGTGCTGGAAGGACTCTGGCTTAAGTCGAGGGACCCGGTTTATCGCTCGCTTTACCACTTCTGGTCGAAGATTTTCGCCGTCAACTTCGGCATGGGCGTGGTCTCCGGGCTGGTTATGGCCTACCAGTTTGGCACCAACTGGAGCGGCTTTTCACAGTTTGCAGGCAGCATTACCGGCCCGCTGCTGACCTACGAAGTGTTGACCGCCTTTTTTCTTGAGGCCGGTTTCCTTGGCGTCATGCTGTTCGGCTGGACCCGCGTCGGCCCCGGCCTGCACTTCTTCGCCACCTGCATGGTGGCGCTGGGCACCCTGATGTCCACTTTCTGGATCCTGGCGTCCAACAGCTGGATGCAGACGCCCCAGGGCTTTGAGATCCATAACGGCCAGGTGGTGCCTGTGGACTGGCTGGCGGTGGTGTTCAACCCCTCTTTCCCTTATCGCCTGCTGCATATGTCGGTCGCGGCGTTTCTCAGCAGCGCCTTCTTCGTCGGCGCCTCCGCGGCCTGGCATCTGCTGCGCGGTCACCGCACGCCAGCCATCAAAACCATGTTTTCCATGGCCCTGTGGATGGCGGTGATTGTCGCCCCCATACAGGCGATGATCGGCGATATGCACGGCCTGAACACGCTGAAACATCAGCCCGCCAAAATTGCCGCCATTGAGGGACACTGGGAAAACCACCCGGGCGAGCCAACGCCGCTGCTGCTGTTTGGCCTGCCGGATATGGCGCAGGAGCGCACGCGCTATGGCCTGGAAATTCCCGCGCTGGGCAGCCTGATCCTCACCCACAGCCTGGATAAACAGGTGCCGGCGCTAAAAGAATTCCCGAAAGAGGACCGCCCGAACTCGGCGATTGTCTTCTGGTCGTTCCGCGTGATGGCCGGGCTGGGCATGTTAATGATCCTGCTTGGCGTCGCCAGCCTGTGGCTTCGCTACCGCGATCGCCTGTTCGACAGCCGCCCGTTCCTGCATTTTGCGCTGTGGATGGGGCCGTCAGGGCTGATTGCGATCCTAGCCGGGTGGATCACCACCGAAGTGGGCCGCCAGCCGTGGGTGGTCTATGGCCTGCTGCGCACCAGAGACGCCGTCTCTGCGCACGGCACGCTGCAAATGAGCCTCAGCCTGGCCACCTTCTTTATTGTGTATATGTCGGTGTTCGGCGTCGGCTACGGCTACATGATCAGGCTTATCAAAAAAGGCCCGCAGCCGTTTGACGCCCCGCCCGCCGCCGGTACCCCGTCCCGCCCGCTTTCCGCGGTCGCCGAATCGTTTGAGGAGCCACGCTGA
- a CDS encoding LacI family DNA-binding transcriptional regulator, whose translation MHKQSVTAEDVARRAGVSRAVVSRALSNNGSISPATRERVLQVAKELGYQVNFLAQGLNRRRSHLIGVIVSRIDDPFRSSLLDGLLGEIQRNGFQALVTEIRSEQELAETLRHFTQFRVSGVIVTSGKPPEALVSECVQQQIPVVGINRQPDIPGVDYVCSDNAAGAILAAEQLVKTGCRRFGWINNHHSTWAGRIRGEAFRLALSERGVDVDNNLAALLSSAEGYEGGLQTAAGLEVIPQGIFCANAQLACGFLDGMRQRGKDAPQDFQLIGFDNTPQTAQYSYRLTTLNQDVAEISRLALMHLLERARTPLQPSRTSWVKVDLIHRQTSFSLT comes from the coding sequence ATGCACAAACAAAGCGTTACCGCTGAAGACGTCGCCCGGCGTGCAGGCGTCTCCCGCGCCGTGGTTTCCCGCGCGCTAAGCAACAACGGCAGCATCTCTCCGGCAACGCGGGAGCGGGTTCTTCAGGTGGCTAAAGAGCTTGGGTATCAGGTGAATTTTCTGGCTCAGGGGCTTAACCGCAGACGCAGCCATTTGATTGGCGTCATCGTCTCGCGTATCGACGATCCGTTTCGCAGTAGCCTGCTCGACGGCCTTCTCGGCGAAATTCAACGTAACGGTTTCCAGGCGCTGGTGACGGAAATCCGCTCTGAGCAGGAGCTGGCGGAAACGCTGCGCCATTTCACCCAGTTCCGCGTGTCCGGCGTGATTGTCACCTCAGGCAAACCGCCCGAAGCGCTGGTGAGCGAATGTGTTCAGCAGCAGATCCCTGTCGTCGGCATCAACCGCCAGCCGGATATTCCCGGCGTGGATTATGTCTGTTCGGATAATGCCGCCGGGGCAATTCTGGCCGCAGAACAGCTGGTCAAAACCGGCTGCAGACGCTTTGGCTGGATCAACAATCATCACTCAACCTGGGCCGGCAGGATACGCGGCGAGGCTTTCCGGCTGGCCCTGAGCGAACGTGGCGTAGACGTCGATAACAATCTTGCTGCTCTGCTTTCCTCAGCAGAGGGCTATGAAGGAGGGTTACAGACGGCGGCAGGGCTCGAAGTGATCCCGCAGGGCATTTTCTGCGCCAACGCCCAGCTGGCCTGTGGTTTTCTTGACGGCATGCGCCAGCGCGGCAAAGATGCACCACAAGATTTTCAGCTTATTGGCTTCGACAACACGCCACAAACAGCGCAGTACAGCTACCGGCTCACCACCCTTAATCAGGATGTTGCCGAAATCTCACGACTGGCGCTGATGCATCTGCTGGAGCGCGCTCGTACCCCTTTACAGCCTTCACGCACCAGCTGGGTGAAGGTCGATTTGATTCACCGGCAGACGTCGTTTTCCCTAACCTAA
- the cydB gene encoding cytochrome d ubiquinol oxidase subunit II — protein sequence MGIDLSVIWFVIIVFSTLMYIVMDGFDLGIGILFPFIRRAEDRDVMVNSVAPVWDGNETWLVLGGAALFGAFPLAYAVIVDALTIPLTLMLIGLIFRGVAFEFRFKATPAHRPFWDNAFLAGSILATFCQGMVVGAVISGFSVTGRHFSGGPLDWLTPFNVFCGSGLVIAYALLGATWLVMKSEDPLQKRMRALTPALLLALLAVIAVISLWTPLRQPNIAARWFSLPNLLFLLPVPLLVLLCSLRIWRSVRRTDSLHATPFVLTLGLVFLGFSGLGISIWPTIIPPGITLWQAAAPPQSQGFMLVGALFIIPVILVYTFWSYYVFRGKVQHGEGYH from the coding sequence ATGGGCATCGATTTATCCGTTATCTGGTTTGTTATCATCGTCTTTTCCACCCTGATGTACATCGTGATGGACGGCTTTGACCTGGGGATTGGTATTCTGTTTCCGTTTATCCGCCGCGCGGAAGATCGCGACGTGATGGTGAACAGCGTGGCCCCGGTCTGGGACGGGAACGAAACCTGGCTGGTGCTCGGCGGCGCCGCGCTGTTTGGTGCCTTCCCACTGGCCTACGCGGTGATCGTCGACGCGCTGACTATCCCGCTCACGCTGATGCTTATCGGCCTGATTTTTCGCGGCGTCGCGTTTGAGTTTCGCTTTAAGGCCACGCCGGCGCACCGCCCTTTCTGGGATAACGCATTTCTGGCGGGCTCCATTCTGGCGACCTTCTGCCAGGGCATGGTTGTTGGGGCGGTCATTTCCGGTTTTTCAGTGACCGGACGTCATTTTTCCGGCGGGCCGCTCGACTGGCTGACGCCCTTCAACGTGTTCTGCGGCTCAGGGCTGGTCATCGCCTATGCGCTGCTTGGCGCCACCTGGCTGGTGATGAAGAGCGAAGATCCGCTGCAAAAAAGGATGCGGGCCCTCACGCCGGCGCTGCTGCTGGCGCTGCTGGCGGTGATTGCGGTCATCAGCCTCTGGACGCCGCTGCGTCAGCCGAACATTGCCGCACGCTGGTTCAGCCTGCCCAACCTGCTGTTCCTGCTGCCGGTCCCGCTGCTGGTCCTGCTTTGCAGCCTGAGGATCTGGCGCAGCGTCCGAAGGACGGACAGCCTGCATGCCACCCCGTTTGTGCTGACGCTGGGGCTTGTATTCCTCGGCTTCAGCGGCCTCGGCATCAGCATCTGGCCAACGATTATTCCGCCCGGCATCACGCTGTGGCAGGCCGCCGCGCCGCCGCAAAGTCAGGGCTTTATGCTGGTTGGCGCGCTGTTTATTATCCCGGTCATTCTGGTCTACACCTTCTGGAGCTACTACGTGTTCAGGGGGAAGGTGCAGCACGGTGAGGGCTACCACTGA
- a CDS encoding AzlC family ABC transporter permease, translated as MIREHLRSLPGDTIKATFLVCLAVGVVGVSYGSLAMAYGFPLWLPVLASFVVLAGASEFMFIGIIASGGNPFAAAMAGLLVNARHIPFGVAVRELVGTRLLSALGCHIMNDESVVFGLSQPTAETRKAAYWVCGVGVALFWPAGTLLGAAVGSLLPSPEVIGLDAVFPAILLALVIPAFKSRTTLIRASTGAAISLAATPFTPVGLPVLLSMFGLLARKK; from the coding sequence ATGATTCGCGAACATCTTCGCTCCCTTCCCGGGGACACCATAAAGGCTACTTTCCTGGTCTGCCTCGCCGTTGGCGTCGTCGGCGTTTCCTATGGCTCGCTTGCGATGGCCTACGGTTTTCCCCTCTGGCTGCCGGTGCTGGCCTCATTTGTTGTGCTGGCGGGCGCATCTGAATTTATGTTTATCGGCATTATTGCCAGCGGCGGTAATCCTTTTGCGGCCGCGATGGCCGGCCTGCTGGTTAACGCCAGGCACATCCCGTTTGGCGTCGCGGTAAGGGAGCTGGTGGGAACACGCCTGCTAAGCGCCCTGGGCTGCCACATTATGAATGACGAAAGCGTGGTCTTCGGCCTGTCTCAGCCGACGGCTGAAACACGCAAAGCTGCCTACTGGGTCTGCGGCGTGGGCGTGGCGCTTTTCTGGCCAGCGGGAACCCTGCTCGGGGCGGCGGTAGGTAGCCTGCTGCCTTCCCCGGAGGTCATAGGCCTGGATGCGGTTTTCCCGGCGATTCTGCTGGCGCTGGTTATTCCGGCCTTTAAAAGTCGCACCACCCTGATTCGCGCTTCTACAGGCGCCGCTATTTCACTGGCCGCCACGCCTTTCACACCCGTCGGGCTACCGGTGCTGCTTTCGATGTTTGGCCTGCTGGCGAGGAAAAAATAA
- a CDS encoding inositol monophosphatase family protein — protein sequence MTEQQQQALCTLIRKAGARAQALRDAGLNIENKGRQDFVSQADVLIEQEIKNWLKIHCPQDGFLGEESGLVEGERGIWVLDPVDGTTNFILGMDYWCLSLAWVRQNVIELGIIYAPDRDEFFFARHGQGAFLNGKPLKLREPSPERVVIGLGRSSRAPVSLYAQTLEAVLNDGMEYRRFGAGALMLAHVAAGQIHAYYEQHMNSWDALAGLLLIAEAGGVSNAFLAGDGLLRGNLVLAGCNGVHERLMALLADGID from the coding sequence ATGACCGAACAGCAGCAGCAGGCGCTCTGCACGTTAATTCGCAAAGCAGGCGCTCGCGCCCAGGCGTTGCGAGATGCAGGGTTAAACATCGAGAATAAAGGTCGTCAGGATTTCGTCTCACAGGCGGACGTTCTGATTGAGCAAGAGATTAAAAATTGGCTGAAAATTCATTGTCCTCAGGACGGTTTTCTCGGTGAAGAAAGCGGGCTTGTTGAGGGCGAGCGCGGGATCTGGGTGCTTGACCCGGTTGACGGCACCACCAACTTTATTCTTGGCATGGACTATTGGTGTCTCTCTCTCGCCTGGGTCAGGCAGAACGTGATTGAGCTGGGGATTATCTATGCGCCCGATCGCGATGAGTTCTTTTTTGCCCGCCACGGCCAGGGAGCCTTTCTTAACGGCAAGCCTTTAAAGCTGCGGGAACCGTCACCGGAACGCGTGGTCATTGGCCTTGGCCGATCCAGCCGCGCGCCGGTTTCCCTCTATGCGCAAACCCTTGAGGCGGTGCTGAATGACGGCATGGAATATCGCCGCTTCGGCGCAGGAGCGTTGATGCTGGCGCACGTAGCGGCGGGTCAGATTCACGCCTACTACGAACAGCATATGAACAGCTGGGACGCGCTGGCCGGACTGCTGCTGATCGCGGAAGCCGGCGGCGTCAGCAACGCATTTCTCGCCGGTGACGGTCTGCTTCGCGGCAACCTGGTGCTGGCCGGCTGCAACGGCGTTCACGAAAGGTTGATGGCCCTGCTGGCCGACGGCATTGACTGA
- a CDS encoding DUF2554 family protein, translated as MVIRKRLNIILLLIVTALFSGQTLAGRHGHEYLVVKDMDIQLSHQADSDELRQTAEDSADDFREHHLAATHRRPATYLR; from the coding sequence ATGGTAATAAGAAAACGACTGAACATTATCCTGTTATTAATTGTTACCGCGCTCTTCTCCGGCCAGACCCTGGCCGGGCGACATGGGCACGAATACCTGGTGGTGAAAGATATGGATATCCAGCTTAGCCACCAGGCAGACAGCGATGAACTTCGCCAGACGGCAGAAGATTCCGCTGATGATTTTCGTGAACACCACCTTGCGGCCACCCACAGACGGCCAGCCACCTATTTGCGTTAA
- a CDS encoding SH3 domain-containing protein: MNRIAIVTKKYLSAFPDPIQIKQHETVAISHSDLEWRGWVWVTLSSGKSGWAPQQIFRQAGQHRAVCLEDYNAHELSVNVDEKLSVKRSLNDWYWAETSGGEWGWVPHENVALLRD; this comes from the coding sequence GTGAACAGGATTGCTATCGTGACAAAGAAGTATCTCTCCGCTTTTCCGGACCCAATTCAAATAAAGCAGCATGAAACTGTCGCCATCAGCCACAGCGATCTGGAATGGCGCGGCTGGGTGTGGGTAACGCTATCCAGCGGCAAGTCCGGCTGGGCGCCGCAGCAAATTTTCAGGCAGGCCGGACAGCATCGGGCAGTCTGTCTGGAAGACTACAACGCGCACGAGCTGTCGGTAAATGTTGATGAAAAGCTAAGCGTAAAACGCTCTTTGAACGACTGGTACTGGGCGGAAACGTCCGGGGGCGAATGGGGCTGGGTGCCCCATGAGAATGTTGCTCTGCTCCGGGATTAG
- a CDS encoding MBL fold metallo-hydrolase produces MKIDVPGCGSAFSRWQNTSALRVIDDENRQWLIDCGPTVPRALWQRGGNINDIDVLFFTHVHPDHCTGLPALLNHWKSFNRQKTLVIYSQPEQRQVLMQLALLANWPDKTLCFPIEWRDSEADFHWQHWRIRTAPTRHEMTNLAVRIDIRQHSLFYSGDGRPTESSISLMAGADLAFQECASLSALAEDASHGDFPGCLKLFNSLALPSLGLYHCNDAILPALKLACRPYPGLFVSHDGLQYDFHQQRFYTEDYLP; encoded by the coding sequence ATGAAAATCGACGTGCCTGGCTGCGGCAGCGCTTTCTCCCGCTGGCAAAATACTTCCGCGCTGCGGGTCATTGACGATGAGAACCGGCAATGGCTTATCGACTGCGGCCCTACCGTGCCTCGCGCGCTTTGGCAGCGCGGCGGCAACATCAATGATATCGACGTGCTGTTTTTTACCCATGTGCATCCGGATCACTGCACCGGGTTGCCAGCCCTGCTGAATCACTGGAAAAGCTTTAATCGCCAGAAAACTCTGGTGATTTACAGCCAGCCAGAGCAGCGGCAGGTCCTGATGCAGCTGGCGCTGCTCGCCAACTGGCCGGACAAAACGCTCTGCTTCCCTATTGAATGGCGCGACAGTGAAGCCGATTTCCACTGGCAGCACTGGCGCATTCGCACCGCGCCTACCCGCCATGAAATGACGAACCTTGCCGTACGCATTGATATCCGCCAACACAGCCTGTTCTACAGCGGCGACGGACGGCCAACTGAAAGCTCAATTTCGCTAATGGCAGGCGCCGATCTGGCGTTTCAGGAGTGTGCCTCGCTTTCGGCCCTGGCTGAGGATGCCTCCCACGGCGACTTTCCTGGCTGCCTGAAGTTGTTTAACTCGCTGGCGCTACCGTCTCTGGGACTGTATCACTGCAACGACGCAATTTTACCGGCGCTGAAGCTGGCCTGCCGTCCCTATCCCGGGCTTTTTGTGAGCCATGACGGCCTGCAGTACGACTTCCATCAGCAGCGTTTTTACACTGAGGATTACTTGCCTTGA